A single Alosa sapidissima isolate fAloSap1 chromosome 17, fAloSap1.pri, whole genome shotgun sequence DNA region contains:
- the LOC121688764 gene encoding histone-lysine N-methyltransferase, H3 lysine-79 specific-like — protein MAEALIKEMENLLASKDQQLKKMKVQHEQAACDMTSRLRETHERLLGLQREKKHLLTALEGQRCNECFSEYMSSMLKTPNRLTTEIEDMTLSGALSTAVFKQRLLSELRTLADTWMLGNASENTSVKIPSVFLKWSEFQGNQAIPSDDSQNLCLSKDMNALLQQYKIKEDTINQKFQEKIEQKEAKLLKAKIKELAKLEKEKTEKMEKIQKAELKEEKKRQLKERKQREQMEKKEATEQKKAEAKRQRDSKRAERERRRPDEAHSGWRRFFCF, from the exons ATGGCAGAGGCTCTGATTAAGGAGATGGAAAATCTGTTGGCCTCTAAGGATCAGCAGctgaaaaaaatgaaagtgCAACATGAGCAAGCTGCATGTGATATGACGTCCAGGCTGAGGGAGACGCATGAACGATTATTAGGTctacaaagagaaaaaaagcatTTATTGACAGCCTTAGAAGGCCAGAGGTGCAATGAATGCTTCAGTGAGTATATGTCAAGTATGCTGAAAACCCCTAATAGACTGACAACAGAAATAGAAGACATGACCTTGTCTGGAGCACTCTCCACAGCTGTCTTTAAACAGAGGCTGTTGTCTGAACTGAGGACCCTGGCAGATACCTGGATGCTTGGAAAT GCTTCAGAAAATACCTCAGTCAAAATCCCTAGCGTTTTCCTGAAGTGGAGTGAATTCCAAGGGAATCAGGCCATCCCCAGCGATGACAGTCAG AATCTCTGCCTTAGCAAGGACATGAATGCTCTTTTACAGCAGTATAAGATAAAGGAGGACACAATTAATCAAAAGTTTCAAGAAAAGATTGAACAAAAGGAGGCAAAACTATTAAAAGCTAAAATTAAAGAGTTAGCCAAGCttgaaaaagagaaaacagagaaaATGGAAAAGATTCAAAAGGCTGAgctgaaggaggagaagaaaaggcaGCTGAAAGaaaggaaacagagagagcaaaTGGAGAAAAAGGAAGCTACAGAGCAGAAAAAGGCAGAAGCCAAACGGCAGCGTGATTCAAAACGTGCCGAAAGAGAGCGCAGACGCCCGGATGAAGCCCACTCCGGCTGGCGGAGATTTTTCTGCTTCTAG